GCCCGCACAGAACAGCAGCGACACGAGCACGATACGCCACAGCATGAAGGGCGAGACCAGAGGCGCATCGGCGCGACGCGGCGGCCGTCGCATGACGCCGGCCTCGGGGGGCTCGAAGGCCAGTGCCAGCCCCAGGGTGATCGTGAGCACCATGTTCACCCACAGGATCTGCGGCGGGGTCATCGGCAGTACCCAGCCGAAGGCGATCGCCATCACCACCGCCAGGGCCTCGCCGCCATTGGTCGGCAGGGTCCAGGCGAGCACCTTGCGGATGTTGTCGTAGACCGCACGGCCCTCGTACACGGCCGCGGCGATGGATGCGAAGTTGTCGTCGGCCAGCACCATGACGCTGGCTTCCTTGGCCGCTGCGGTGCCTTTTCGACCCATCGCGATGCCGATGTCGGCCTGCTTGAGCGCCGGCGCGTCGTTGACGCCGTCACCGGTCATCGCCACCGTATGCCGACGCGACTGCAGGGCACGCACGATACGCAGCTTGTGTTCGGGCGTGGTGCGGGCGAACACGCTGGCCGCCTCGGCGAGTTCCGGCAGCTCGTCATCGGACACGCTGTCGAGCGCCTGGCCGGTGACCACGCGCACCCGGTCGGCGAGCTTCAATTGACTGGCGATCGCGGCCGCCGTGGCAGCGTGGTCGCCGGTGATCATCTTCACCGCGATGCCGGCGCTGCGGCATTCGGCCACGGCGCGCACGGCCTCCTCGCGGGGCGGATCGATGAACCCGACGAAGCCGGCGAACACCAGCCCGTGCACGTCCTCCAGCGCGAAGCGCGACGGTAGGCCGCCGAGACGCCGCCATGCGAAGCCCAGGACGCGCTGCCCCTCGACACCGGCGACATCGATGGCGCGCTGCCATAACCCGGTGTCGAGCGGCGCCTCGGAGCCATCCGCCGCCGCTTGGGCCCGACTGAGCAAGAGCACCTGTTCCGGCGCACCCTTGACGCAGATGAGGGCGCCATGACCGTCGGCCTCGGCGTGCAGCGTCGCCATGAAACGATGCCCGGCGTCGAACGGCACCTCGTCGATTCGCGGGTACCGGCGGGCGATGGCGGCAGCATCGAGTCCGGTCTTGCCGGCCAGGGCCAGCAGCGCCCCCTCCATGGGATCCCCGACGATGCGCCAATCCGTCTCCCGGCCATACAGGCGGGCGTCGTTGCACAGCAGTCCGAGGGTCGCGACCCGCGTTCCGGCGGTCAGTGCCGCATCGCCGCCGGTCTCGGCCAGCACCTCGCCCCGAGGCGCATAGCCACTGCCGAGGACCCGCAGGCGGCCGGCGCTGGTGCCGATGCTGCGCGCGGTCATCTCGTTGCGAGTCAGCGTGCCGGTCTTGTCCGAACAGATCACCGTGGTCGCGCCCAGCGTTTCCACCGCGGGCAGGCGCCGCACGATGGCATCCCGGGCCGCCATTCTGCGCACGCCGATCGCCAGCGTGATGGTGATGACCGCCGGCAGGCCTTCGGGCACCACGCCGACCGCCAGCGCCACCACCACCAGCAGCGCATCCATCCACGGGTAGTCGCGCACGGCGACCGCGAACACGAACAGGACGACGGCCGCGACCAGGGCGACCGCAGTGAAGCCGCGGCTGAAGCGGGCGATCTGTCGCAGCAGCGGCGTGCTCAGCGTCTCGACCTGGCCGAGCAGCGCACCGATGCGACCGATCTCGGTCGCGGAGCCCGTCGCCACCACCAGTGCGGTGGCCTGCCCCGCCGACACCAGGGTGCCGGAATAGAGCATCGACGTGCGACTGCCCAGGTCCGCGCTCCCGGCCACTGGCGCAGCGGATTTTTCCGCAGGCACCGATTCGCCGGTGAGTACCGACTCATCGACGCGCAGCCCGCGCGCGTGCAACACCCGCGCGTCGGCGGGAACGCGGTCTCCAGCCTCGAGCATCAGCACGTCACCGGGCACCAGCGTGCCGACTCCCACCTGCACGCGTCCGCCGTCGCGCAGCACGCAGGCGGACGGCGCGAGCATGGTACGCAGCACCGCAAGCGACTGCTCGGCGTTGCCCTCCTGCACATAACCGACCACCGCGTTGACGGTGACCACCACGACGATGACCACCGCGTCCACCACCTGACCAACGAGCAACGCGATCAGCGCTGCAGCCAGCAGGACCAGGATCAACGGATCGTTGAAATGTCGCAGGAAACGGCGCCAGCCTGGAGTCGGCGTCGGTGGCGGCAACGCATTTTCCCCGTATCGACGAAGCCGCGCAGCGGCGTCTGCACTCGCCAGACCTTCAGTGGTGGCAGCGAGCAACCGCAGGCAGGCCTCCGCGTCCAGCGAATGCCAGGGCGTGACCGTCGCCCCGGCCGGAGACGGCGCCGATCCGGGTGTTTCAGCCATCATGCTCACGGTCTCTGCCGACCGCGCCAAGCGGTTGAGCGGAGACCGGAATCTCCTTCCAGGGTTCGGACATCGCGTGCCGGGTCAGTCCGGGAGTGGCGTTGACGGCGGCGAGCGCTTCACTGCCCGCGCGCTCCCCGGTCCGCCCCGCGGTCGCGAGGCCGATGGCGAACGCCTTCTGCACGATCGTCGCGGCCCGGGCCAGGCCCTGGCCGTCGCCGAGCCGCCTCTGTACCTGCCGATACGGCGCGCTGGCGGTAAGCGAGGTCAGGGCGTGCCAGTCACCGCTGCCGGGTAGTTCGCGGACCTCGCGGTCGAGCGCAACGATTTTCTCCCCGATCACGTGGGCCGCGAACTCTGCCCAATGCTTTCCGCCCTGATGTCGCAGGCGCGCCAGCTGCGGAGGGAGTTCGGGATTGGCGTGCAGGAACTGGAGCGGCAGTGCAGCCTGATCGGACATGTCCTTGCCTCCGGTTCGAACGATTGGCAGGCGCGGTGCCTGGCCGGAGGACGGTCGCAACCGCCCGGTCGTGCGCGGAGCCCGCTGCGCGTGCGCCTCAGGCGCATCCATCATAGCCACGCCCGGTGAGGCATGGACGCCCTTCGCGATCGCCCGTGCAGCCGACCTGCGCCCCGCGGGCCGGACATGAGAAAGCCCCGGCATCTGCCGGGGCTTTCCATGGATCGACGAGAGTGCGCTATGGGCACGGTGTTGCCTGCGCACCGGGCGCAGCGCCTGGGTCAGCGCGCGTTCTTCATCGATAGCTTGCGGGAGCGCATCACGTCGTGGCATGCGCGCACCTCCGGCATCAGACGCACGACGATGTCACGCGCCGCAGGCGGCGTGTCCGCATCGCGCGAAACATGGTCGAAGGCTTCGAGCAGACGGTCTTCCGACTCCTCCAGCTCGGCCACATAGCCGTATTCCTTGTCGCCGAGCGCGGCGCGGATCTTGCCGTACATGTGCTGCATGCTGCCGACGAACGTGCCCGAGTCCTCGGGCTTGCCGCCGGCCGCCTGCACCGCGCTGGACAGCTCGTTGACGATCTGAGCCTTGGTCGTCGCCATGCGTGCGAACAGCGTACGCAGTTCGGTGTCGTCGACCTTCTGCGCGGCCTCTTCGTAGAACTCCTTGCCGTCGCGGGCAATGGCGATCAGGTCGTTGAGGGTGTGTGCGGTCTTGTTGGACATCAGGCTCTCCAGTTGGAAAAAGTTGGCGGCGTGATCTCAGCCGTATCGACCGCCTGCATGCATCCTGCCGTCGGAATCTGGCGGCGTGCGCGGCGGAAATCGATGAGGGGACCTTATCGGCGCACTCGGCAACGACGCGTGATGCGGAGGCGACGATCCCGTGAACAGCTGCGGCGTACGCGCAAACCATTCCCGGGTCAGTCGTCGTGGCTGTTTCGGCGAGCGGGTTCAGCTTCGCCAGGCCCTCGGCAGGCTTCCGACTGCGCTGGCCAAGTTCACAATGAGGCGATGTCGGCTGGAGGATTTACTACGTGGCTTACGGGTCTCCACAAGGCGACCCCCTCGCCACGACCGGCATTCAACCCTGAAACCTGCCTCGCCTGCCCCCCGATTGCCGATGCAGCCGCGTCAGTTCAACCGCGCATCCCGTCCAGCAGACGCCAGACGATCAGGACGAAGCCATCGTGGATCAGCAACGTGGCGATCGTCTCCAGGGCCAGCGCAATCACCACCACCCAGCGTACGGGCAGGCCCAACGCGATTGTGAACCCGAGCAGGGCGAAGGCGGTGTCCGCGAGCGAATTGAGCACGCTGTCGCCGCGATAGTCGGGCGCGGCGTTGGCCGCGTTGTTCAGCACCAGGACTACCCAGGGCGTGTTCTCGATCATCTCCCAGATGGTGCTGCTGATCAGCGCGAGCAGCGCCCGGTCGATGACTGGCCATCGCGGGCGAAGCCAGGAGAAGACGAGATAGAGTCCCATGCCGAAGGCGACGTGCAGCGACGAGTACGCGTCGGCGATCTGCTGGGAGTTCTGCGAGGGATCCGCTCCGGATTGCCACAGCGAGACCACCCCGCACGGGCAGGTCAGGCTGCGTCCCATCCATAGCAGCCACCACACATGGACCGCGAGGGTCGCCGCCACGACCACTCCGACATGGCGAAGCCAGCGCAGCCGGGGAAAGGCGAGTCGCGCGTCCCTGTGCCAGCCGGAACGTCGCGTCATGCGGGAAGACGCCGCATGGGCGCCGCCGCGCACGTGCCACCGCAGGGTCGCCCTGCGCTCGGTGGCACCGCCGGCCACGTCCCGATGCGGGCCCGCCCTGCTGGGGCGCGCGCCGGCGCGGCAAGGCCTTTCATATCGCGCTGACGCGGTGCTTCATGTGCGCTGCGTATCATCCTGCGTCCGCTGTCGGTGTCGCCCATGTCCATTCTGACGAACGTCGCGGTTTTCCTGTGCAGCCTGGTGGCGATGGAGCTGGTCGCCTGGGGCGCGCACAAGTACATCATGCATGGCTGGGCCTGGGGCTGGCACCGCTCCCACCACGCGCCGCGACGCGGCTGGTTCGAGAAGAACGATCTCTTCGCGGTGGTGTTCGCAGGTCTGGCCATCGCGTTGATCTACCTTGGCAGCCGCGGCTGGCATCCACTGGAGTGGGTGGGCGCCGGGATGACCGCCTATGGGCTGCTTTACTTTGTTGCCCACGACGGACTGGTCCATCATCGCTGGCCGTTGCGCTACGTGCCGCGCCACGGGTATCTCAAGCGTCTCTACCAGGCCCATCGCATGCACCATGCGGTGGATGGCAAGGAGGGCTGCGTCTCGTTCGGCTTTCTGTGGGCGCCCTCCGGGGAGCGGCTCAAGACCGAATTGCGCCGGATCCACGGCGGGCCCATCCGCAGGCCCCGCGCTGGCGCTTCAGGCGAAGGCGACTGACGGCCGTTGCCACAGCTGCGCGGGCCTCGGTGCCGCGGCCTGCCACCTGGAGCGCAGCGCCATGCCGGTGGCGCGTGCCAGCAGTCGCAGTTTTGCGGCGCCGGAAGTGGTGACGCGGCGATCCCAGGCGTGCGTGCCCTGCGCACGGACCCGCAGCCCGATTTCCCGGTAGACCCCATGTGCCGCGCCCACCGCCCAGGCGGAGCGGAGCGGCAGCGCGGCGAGCCCGCCGTGAGCGGACGCGTAGTAAGGCTCCGCAGCGTCGATCAGCTGCGCCGCCAGTACCGCGAGCGCGCCGCGATGCGGAGGCGCGTCGAATCCGCGCCTGGGCAGGCCACGCGCGTCGAGCCAGCTCTCGGGCAGATAACAGCGGCCGACCGCCGCGTCGTCGACGATGTCGCGCGCGATGTTGGTGAGCTGGAAGGCGATCCCGAGGTCACAGGCACGATCGAGCGTGGCCTCGTCGTCGACCCCCATGACGCGCGCCATCATCAGTCCGACCACGCCGGCCACGTGGTAGCAGTACTGCAGCGTGTCGTCGAAGGTGCGGTAGCGGTGGCCTGCGGTGTCCATCGCGAAGCCGTCGAGATGTGCCAGCGGCAGTTCGACAGGGATGCCATGCGCGTTCGCCACCGCCTGCAGCGCGGCGAACGCCGGCTCCGCCATCGGCTCGCCCGCACAGGCCTGGCGCGTCCGTGCGTACAACCGGCGCAGTCGGTCATCGCCGTCGGCGACCGGCGCCGGCGCCGCG
The genomic region above belongs to Luteimonas chenhongjianii and contains:
- a CDS encoding sterol desaturase family protein, whose amino-acid sequence is MSILTNVAVFLCSLVAMELVAWGAHKYIMHGWAWGWHRSHHAPRRGWFEKNDLFAVVFAGLAIALIYLGSRGWHPLEWVGAGMTAYGLLYFVAHDGLVHHRWPLRYVPRHGYLKRLYQAHRMHHAVDGKEGCVSFGFLWAPSGERLKTELRRIHGGPIRRPRAGASGEGD
- a CDS encoding HAD-IC family P-type ATPase, which gives rise to MMAETPGSAPSPAGATVTPWHSLDAEACLRLLAATTEGLASADAAARLRRYGENALPPPTPTPGWRRFLRHFNDPLILVLLAAALIALLVGQVVDAVVIVVVVTVNAVVGYVQEGNAEQSLAVLRTMLAPSACVLRDGGRVQVGVGTLVPGDVLMLEAGDRVPADARVLHARGLRVDESVLTGESVPAEKSAAPVAGSADLGSRTSMLYSGTLVSAGQATALVVATGSATEIGRIGALLGQVETLSTPLLRQIARFSRGFTAVALVAAVVLFVFAVAVRDYPWMDALLVVVALAVGVVPEGLPAVITITLAIGVRRMAARDAIVRRLPAVETLGATTVICSDKTGTLTRNEMTARSIGTSAGRLRVLGSGYAPRGEVLAETGGDAALTAGTRVATLGLLCNDARLYGRETDWRIVGDPMEGALLALAGKTGLDAAAIARRYPRIDEVPFDAGHRFMATLHAEADGHGALICVKGAPEQVLLLSRAQAAADGSEAPLDTGLWQRAIDVAGVEGQRVLGFAWRRLGGLPSRFALEDVHGLVFAGFVGFIDPPREEAVRAVAECRSAGIAVKMITGDHAATAAAIASQLKLADRVRVVTGQALDSVSDDELPELAEAASVFARTTPEHKLRIVRALQSRRHTVAMTGDGVNDAPALKQADIGIAMGRKGTAAAKEASVMVLADDNFASIAAAVYEGRAVYDNIRKVLAWTLPTNGGEALAVVMAIAFGWVLPMTPPQILWVNMVLTITLGLALAFEPPEAGVMRRPPRRADAPLVSPFMLWRIVLVSLLFCAGAFGIFSWAQSRGHDVATARTMVVNVLCVLEIFYLFSLRYLHASSFSLRGLRGTPAVLWAVAGVVVAQVAFTYLPWMQMAFDTRPVPLLEGVVIVLVGVALLLVLELEKWLLRRLDAFEELRPDGAR
- a CDS encoding phytoene/squalene synthase family protein produces the protein MTTALLEHAYRSIDVGSRSFATASRLFAPATRRSAVLLYAWCRHCDDVVDGQQHGFAAPAPVADGDDRLRRLYARTRQACAGEPMAEPAFAALQAVANAHGIPVELPLAHLDGFAMDTAGHRYRTFDDTLQYCYHVAGVVGLMMARVMGVDDEATLDRACDLGIAFQLTNIARDIVDDAAVGRCYLPESWLDARGLPRRGFDAPPHRGALAVLAAQLIDAAEPYYASAHGGLAALPLRSAWAVGAAHGVYREIGLRVRAQGTHAWDRRVTTSGAAKLRLLARATGMALRSRWQAAAPRPAQLWQRPSVAFA
- a CDS encoding PA2169 family four-helix-bundle protein, with protein sequence MSNKTAHTLNDLIAIARDGKEFYEEAAQKVDDTELRTLFARMATTKAQIVNELSSAVQAAGGKPEDSGTFVGSMQHMYGKIRAALGDKEYGYVAELEESEDRLLEAFDHVSRDADTPPAARDIVVRLMPEVRACHDVMRSRKLSMKNAR
- a CDS encoding DUF2585 family protein, producing the protein MTRRSGWHRDARLAFPRLRWLRHVGVVVAATLAVHVWWLLWMGRSLTCPCGVVSLWQSGADPSQNSQQIADAYSSLHVAFGMGLYLVFSWLRPRWPVIDRALLALISSTIWEMIENTPWVVLVLNNAANAAPDYRGDSVLNSLADTAFALLGFTIALGLPVRWVVVIALALETIATLLIHDGFVLIVWRLLDGMRG